In Xanthomonas sacchari, a genomic segment contains:
- a CDS encoding nucleotidyltransferase domain-containing protein yields MPATPTLPTPAQALAIAQSLLSARYAGAAFGFAAGSILRGAGTHLSDIDLVVVYDSLPAAHRESFLAEGVPVEAFVHDPGTLAWFLDDDAARGRPSLLHMIAEGTIVGTATDAARALQGQVAARLQAGPTPLTPAQRDALRYEITDLIDDLCGERSAAEIVAIGALLHQRLAELALRGRGHWYGSGKWVPRLLARMDPALGARFDQAFAALFANTDCTPVLALAQQELAMHGGRLFDGDRRTAPADWRV; encoded by the coding sequence ATGCCGGCCACGCCCACCCTGCCCACGCCCGCCCAGGCGCTGGCGATCGCGCAATCGCTGCTGTCCGCCCGCTATGCCGGCGCCGCCTTCGGCTTCGCCGCCGGTTCGATCCTGCGCGGTGCAGGCACGCACCTGTCCGACATCGACCTGGTGGTGGTCTACGACAGCCTGCCGGCCGCACACCGCGAGTCGTTCCTGGCCGAGGGCGTACCGGTCGAGGCCTTCGTGCACGATCCGGGCACCCTGGCCTGGTTCCTCGATGACGATGCCGCCCGCGGCCGCCCCAGCCTGCTGCACATGATCGCCGAGGGCACCATCGTCGGCACCGCGACGGACGCGGCCCGCGCGCTGCAGGGCCAGGTCGCCGCGCGGCTGCAGGCCGGGCCAACGCCGCTGACGCCGGCGCAACGGGACGCGCTGCGCTACGAAATCACCGACCTGATCGACGACCTGTGCGGCGAGCGCAGCGCCGCCGAGATCGTCGCGATCGGCGCCCTGCTACATCAGCGCCTGGCGGAGCTGGCGCTGCGCGGGCGCGGCCACTGGTACGGCAGCGGCAAGTGGGTTCCACGCCTGCTGGCACGAATGGACCCGGCCCTGGGCGCACGCTTCGACCAGGCCTTCGCCGCCCTGTTCGCCAACACCGACTGCACGCCGGTGCTGGCGTTGGCGCAGCAGGAACTGGCCATGCACGGCGGCCGCCTGTTCGACGGCGACCGCCGGACCGCGCCGGCGGACTGGCGCGTGTAA
- a CDS encoding acyl-CoA thioesterase, whose amino-acid sequence MSGTQRELTFRFLAEPIDVNYGGKVHGGVVMKWIDQVGYAAAVGWSGHYSVTVAVGGIRFVSPIRISDMVTVSAKLVHTGTSSMHFAIEVRARDPMGGEPRLCTHCIIVFVALDGVEGRPTAVPAWHPATPEDHRLAEYAQKVMELSKGIEDTIAHYHG is encoded by the coding sequence ATGAGCGGCACGCAACGCGAACTGACTTTCCGCTTCCTGGCCGAGCCGATCGACGTCAACTACGGCGGCAAGGTCCACGGCGGCGTGGTGATGAAGTGGATCGACCAGGTCGGCTACGCCGCCGCGGTGGGCTGGAGCGGCCATTACAGCGTGACCGTGGCGGTGGGCGGCATCCGCTTCGTTTCGCCGATCCGCATCAGCGACATGGTCACGGTCAGCGCCAAGCTGGTCCACACCGGCACCAGCAGCATGCATTTCGCCATCGAGGTGCGCGCCCGCGATCCGATGGGCGGCGAGCCGCGCCTGTGCACCCATTGCATCATCGTGTTCGTGGCCCTGGACGGCGTCGAAGGCCGGCCGACCGCGGTACCGGCCTGGCACCCGGCCACGCCGGAAGACCATCGCCTGGCCGAGTACGCGCAGAAGGTGATGGAGCTGAGCAAGGGCATCGAGGACACCATCGCCCACTACCACGGCTGA